In Candidatus Pelagibacter ubique HIMB140, a single window of DNA contains:
- a CDS encoding leucyl aminopeptidase — protein MSIQINYKKKLSKKGSYNLVLFVDDKFNITNLKKYLSVSEYSFVFDLLKVRDLNKKIISYNLNSKKNIILVSFEKNLSAFDTENLGANFYDLFKKSKINQFYIFTDTLNDKNNLVGNFLHGLKLKSYSFEKYKSKKNNSKMILMVNGKNIPSKKDQIKFQAVEEGTFYTRDLVSEPGNVLNPDEYAKRLKSLNKNGLKVTIYDEKKLKKLGMNTLLGVGQGSIRGSYLVTMEWKGLKDNSKPLAFVGKGVCFDTGGISLKPAKFMEDMTYDMAGSAVVVGLMKSLAIRKAKVNAVGVVGLVENMPGGNAQRPGDIVTSYSGKTVEILNTDAEGRLVLADALTYTEKKFKPKFIVDLATLTGAIIVSLGSEYAGLFSNDDKLSKQLIEAGEKVEEKVWRMPLNKNFDKLINSKNADMQNINYVGGAGSTTAAQFLQRFILNKTPWAHLDIAGMAFSKYGGALNSGGATGYGVRLLNKLIEDKYE, from the coding sequence ATGTCAATCCAAATTAATTATAAAAAAAAATTATCTAAAAAAGGTTCTTATAACCTTGTTTTATTTGTTGATGATAAGTTTAATATAACAAATTTAAAAAAATACCTTTCCGTTTCTGAATATTCTTTTGTTTTCGATTTATTAAAAGTAAGAGACTTGAATAAGAAAATCATTTCTTACAATTTAAATTCAAAAAAAAACATTATTCTTGTTTCATTTGAAAAAAACCTTAGTGCATTTGATACCGAAAATTTAGGTGCAAATTTTTATGATCTTTTTAAGAAAAGTAAAATTAACCAATTTTATATTTTTACAGATACCTTAAATGACAAAAATAATTTAGTTGGAAATTTTTTGCACGGTCTAAAACTAAAATCCTATTCGTTTGAAAAATATAAAAGTAAAAAGAATAATTCAAAAATGATTTTAATGGTTAATGGAAAAAACATTCCTTCTAAAAAAGACCAGATTAAATTTCAAGCTGTTGAAGAGGGTACATTCTACACTAGAGACTTAGTTTCAGAACCTGGTAATGTTTTAAATCCTGATGAATACGCAAAAAGATTAAAATCTTTAAATAAAAATGGTTTAAAGGTTACCATTTATGATGAAAAGAAGTTAAAAAAATTAGGAATGAATACACTACTTGGTGTTGGTCAAGGAAGTATTAGAGGCTCGTATTTAGTGACCATGGAATGGAAGGGCTTAAAAGATAACTCTAAACCGTTAGCGTTTGTAGGAAAAGGAGTTTGTTTTGATACTGGAGGAATTTCACTTAAGCCAGCAAAATTTATGGAAGATATGACTTATGATATGGCTGGTTCTGCTGTTGTTGTTGGTTTAATGAAAAGTTTAGCTATTAGAAAAGCTAAAGTTAATGCTGTTGGTGTGGTAGGGTTAGTAGAAAATATGCCAGGTGGAAATGCTCAAAGACCAGGAGACATAGTTACATCTTACAGTGGAAAAACAGTAGAGATTTTGAATACAGATGCCGAAGGCAGATTAGTTCTTGCAGACGCACTTACTTATACAGAAAAAAAATTTAAACCAAAATTTATAGTTGATTTAGCAACCTTGACAGGCGCAATTATTGTTTCTTTAGGATCAGAGTATGCAGGTTTATTTTCTAATGATGACAAACTATCAAAACAATTAATTGAAGCTGGGGAAAAAGTGGAAGAAAAGGTTTGGAGAATGCCTTTAAATAAAAATTTTGATAAATTAATAAACTCAAAAAATGCAGATATGCAAAATATAAATTATGTTGGTGGAGCAGGCTCTACAACTGCTGCTCAATTTTTGCAAAGATTTATTTTAAATAAAACACCATGGGCTCACCTAGATATAGCTGGAATGGCTTTCTCTAAATATGGAGGAGCATTGAATTCGGGTGGAGCAACCGGTTATGGAGTAAGATTATTAAATAAACTAATAGAGGATAAATATGAGTAA
- a CDS encoding peptidylprolyl isomerase has translation MLIKKLYIIIFFFLFIFTNNLKSIASENKILIKVNNEIISSYDLFIEISYLSTINKNLKNLQPENYIEIAKNSLIREKIKEIELKKILKTIEIESDQLDSITLNYFKRFGINSLENFNNYFLERKIDPEIIRKKISIEILWNQLIFSKFNDKVKIDKKLIEKEIKKNNVQKEYLLSEILFNLKENEKLENKFNQIKFEISEKGFGQAALIYSLSDTSKTEGKLGWVKSSVLSKEIEKNLSTTNVGNITDPIVLPGGFLILKIEDLRESIKEYDIEKEVDFIIKKKTEQQLNQFSNIHLKKLTKDIQINEL, from the coding sequence ATGCTAATAAAAAAATTATATATAATAATATTTTTTTTTTTATTTATATTCACTAATAATTTAAAATCTATAGCAAGTGAAAATAAGATTTTAATAAAAGTAAATAACGAAATAATTTCATCTTATGATCTCTTCATAGAAATAAGTTATCTAAGTACTATTAATAAAAACCTTAAAAACTTACAGCCTGAAAACTACATTGAAATTGCAAAAAATTCTTTGATTAGAGAAAAAATTAAGGAAATAGAATTAAAAAAAATTTTAAAAACTATAGAAATTGAAAGTGATCAGCTAGATTCAATCACTTTAAATTATTTTAAAAGATTTGGAATTAATTCGTTAGAAAACTTTAATAACTATTTTTTAGAAAGAAAAATTGACCCAGAAATTATAAGAAAAAAAATTTCAATAGAAATACTTTGGAATCAACTAATTTTTTCTAAGTTTAATGATAAGGTTAAAATTGATAAAAAATTAATAGAAAAAGAAATTAAAAAAAACAATGTTCAAAAAGAATATTTATTATCTGAAATCTTATTTAATCTTAAAGAAAATGAAAAATTAGAAAATAAATTTAATCAAATTAAATTTGAAATCAGTGAGAAAGGTTTTGGACAAGCAGCATTAATTTATAGTTTATCAGATACATCTAAAACTGAAGGAAAATTAGGATGGGTTAAAAGCTCGGTGTTAAGCAAAGAAATTGAGAAAAATTTATCTACTACAAATGTAGGTAATATAACTGATCCAATAGTTCTACCAGGTGGTTTTTTAATTTTAAAAATTGAAGACCTTAGAGAGTCAATTAAAGAATATGATATAGAAAAAGAAGTTGATTTTATTATTAAAAAAAAAACAGAACAACAACTAAATCAATTTTCAAATATTCACTTAAAAAAATTAACAAAAGATATCCAAATCAATGAACTTTAA
- a CDS encoding LptF/LptG family permease, translating to MKKLLFRKLLLEYLYFFLIALTSSSVIIWVFQSVNYLDIMIEDGRDYMVYVKYSLLNFPKILSKLLPFVLFFTLFYVTIRFETNNELIMFWNFGVHKIELINFMIRISLALMLIQIFFLTIVVPKSQDLAKSFIRSSKINFFENFIKQQKFNDTIKGVTIFTEKKDKDGNLYNLYLKRETDNDNFQLTYAKKGIFKEFKNVPVLVLYDGETITNKNNELTNFSFSKYDFPLNKIETNTVTYKKTQELSSLKIFTCIKNLINTNFQNDYNKIENCRIDNLESIFKEIYKRLIIPLYIPLLVLVNYFLIYYSKENLKYNLFKLITFFSGLAIIIFSETTIRLISNNILINLYISLLPIIFFVFIYLKNLVTFNYKIKSK from the coding sequence ATGAAAAAATTGTTATTTAGGAAATTACTTTTAGAATACTTATATTTCTTTTTGATAGCTCTCACTAGTTCGAGTGTAATTATTTGGGTTTTTCAATCAGTAAATTACTTAGATATAATGATTGAAGATGGAAGAGATTATATGGTTTACGTAAAATACTCATTATTAAATTTTCCAAAAATATTAAGCAAACTTTTACCATTTGTTCTTTTTTTTACTTTATTTTACGTAACAATCAGATTCGAAACTAACAATGAATTAATTATGTTCTGGAACTTTGGTGTTCATAAAATTGAACTTATCAATTTTATGATAAGAATTTCATTAGCACTTATGTTGATTCAAATATTTTTTTTAACTATCGTGGTACCTAAATCTCAGGATTTAGCCAAATCTTTTATACGATCTTCAAAAATAAATTTTTTCGAAAACTTTATCAAGCAACAAAAATTTAATGATACAATCAAAGGCGTAACTATTTTTACAGAAAAAAAAGATAAAGATGGAAACTTATATAATTTATATTTAAAAAGAGAAACTGATAATGATAATTTCCAATTAACTTATGCTAAAAAAGGTATTTTTAAAGAATTTAAAAATGTTCCAGTTTTAGTATTGTATGATGGTGAAACAATAACAAATAAAAACAATGAACTCACAAACTTTAGTTTTTCAAAATATGATTTTCCATTAAATAAAATAGAAACTAATACTGTTACTTACAAAAAAACACAAGAATTATCCTCTTTAAAAATTTTTACATGTATAAAAAATCTTATTAATACAAATTTTCAAAACGATTATAATAAAATTGAAAATTGTAGGATTGATAACTTAGAAAGTATATTTAAAGAAATTTATAAAAGACTAATCATACCTTTATACATACCTCTGTTAGTATTAGTAAATTATTTTTTAATATATTATTCAAAAGAGAATTTGAAATATAATCTATTTAAGTTAATTACTTTTTTTTCTGGGCTAGCGATTATTATTTTTTCAGAAACTACGATTAGATTAATTTCAAACAATATACTTATTAATTTATATATTTCATTGTTACCTATAATATTTTTCGTTTTTATATATTTAAAAAATTTGGTGACATTTAATTATAAGATAAAATCAAAATGA
- a CDS encoding LptF/LptG family permease has product MKIYIKFLVNNFVKSLLFVTAIMLCLVFILNLLTELEFFKDKNIEIVLPLILSFLNSPSMIFDMFPFIFLISTQLFFIKLFQNNEIEIFKYSGLKNINILTIISVTSLVLSLLISIFFYQFSSNLKNFYLEIKSKYTNDGKYLAVITNNGLWIKDKINNSNLMINSSEVEKDFLINNFITEFDNNYNVVRNIRSEKINIKNKKWIIYNAKIYDNNNYEVKKNFELDTNFNYERIQKLYSNLSSLNITQLLELRENYKKLNYSLTEINLQLFKLASYPINLLLMTIFSFLIMLRTKRLTNTTFQISIGLFFSVIIYYFNNFFFVMGNAEKITVTTAIFTPLLILTLINSTLLNKINEK; this is encoded by the coding sequence ATGAAAATTTATATAAAATTTTTAGTAAATAATTTTGTTAAATCTTTATTATTCGTCACAGCAATTATGTTATGTCTAGTCTTTATTTTAAATCTTTTGACTGAACTTGAATTTTTTAAAGATAAAAATATAGAAATAGTTTTACCTTTAATCCTATCTTTTTTGAATTCTCCGTCAATGATATTTGATATGTTTCCATTTATATTTTTAATAAGTACACAGCTTTTCTTCATAAAGCTATTTCAAAATAATGAAATTGAAATTTTTAAATATTCAGGTTTGAAAAATATTAATATTCTTACAATAATTAGCGTAACCTCGTTAGTCTTATCACTATTAATTTCAATTTTTTTTTATCAGTTTTCTTCAAATTTGAAAAATTTCTATCTGGAAATAAAATCTAAATATACAAACGATGGAAAGTATCTGGCAGTAATAACTAATAATGGATTATGGATAAAAGATAAAATAAATAATAGCAATTTAATGATAAATTCATCAGAAGTTGAAAAAGATTTTTTGATAAATAACTTTATTACTGAGTTTGATAATAACTATAATGTTGTAAGAAATATAAGAAGTGAAAAAATTAATATAAAAAATAAAAAATGGATTATCTATAATGCAAAAATATATGATAATAATAATTATGAAGTTAAAAAAAATTTTGAACTAGATACTAATTTTAATTATGAGAGAATTCAGAAATTATACTCAAATTTATCATCCTTAAATATAACTCAATTACTTGAATTAAGAGAAAATTATAAAAAATTAAATTATTCATTAACAGAAATTAATCTACAACTATTTAAATTAGCGTCTTATCCAATTAATTTATTATTGATGACTATTTTCTCCTTTTTAATAATGTTAAGAACAAAAAGACTTACAAACACAACCTTTCAAATTTCAATAGGATTATTTTTTTCAGTAATAATTTATTATTTTAACAATTTTTTCTTTGTTATGGGTAACGCTGAAAAAATAACTGTAACAACAGCAATTTTTACACCTTTGCTTATTTTAACATTAATCAACTCTACTTTACTTAATAAAATTAATGAAAAATAA
- the ndk gene encoding nucleoside-diphosphate kinase, with translation MEQTLSIIKPDAVERNLENEIKEMFKSKGFSILKEKKIQIEKSEAENFYKVHETKPFYNDLCEYLSSGPIVVMVLEKENAVLGNRELMGATNPNDAEDGTIRKKYGISIDKNSVHGSDSVENAKIEIDFFFKD, from the coding sequence ATCGAACAAACTTTATCAATTATAAAACCTGATGCAGTAGAGAGAAATCTCGAAAATGAAATAAAAGAAATGTTTAAAAGTAAAGGTTTTTCAATTTTAAAAGAAAAGAAAATTCAAATTGAAAAATCTGAAGCTGAGAATTTTTATAAAGTTCATGAAACAAAGCCATTTTACAATGATTTATGTGAATACCTATCTTCAGGCCCGATAGTGGTAATGGTGCTTGAAAAAGAAAACGCTGTATTAGGAAATAGAGAATTGATGGGTGCAACAAATCCTAATGATGCTGAAGATGGCACAATTAGAAAGAAATACGGAATTTCAATTGATAAAAACTCAGTTCATGGATCTGACAGTGTTGAAAATGCTAAAATTGAAATTGATTTCTTTTTTAAAGACTAA
- the purN gene encoding phosphoribosylglycinamide formyltransferase, translating to MVLSTGTNKIKTAVFISGTGSNLKSLIKFSKLKKSPISINLIFTNNKLAKGLKYGSIFKIKKKIIDFKNKEIAEKKILNELKKNKIELVCLAGFMKILSKNFIKNFKGKILNIHPSLLPKYKGLDTHERAIENKDKYSGCTVHLVNSKLDSGKIILQKKINILKKDTPNSLAKRILVQEHKLYPKAILKIFSL from the coding sequence ATGGTTCTATCAACTGGAACAAATAAAATAAAAACTGCAGTATTTATCTCTGGAACAGGTAGTAATTTAAAATCACTTATTAAGTTTTCTAAATTAAAGAAATCACCTATTTCTATTAACCTAATTTTTACCAATAATAAGTTAGCTAAAGGTTTGAAATATGGAAGCATTTTTAAAATTAAAAAAAAAATAATTGATTTCAAAAATAAAGAAATTGCTGAAAAAAAAATACTTAATGAACTTAAAAAAAATAAAATTGAATTAGTTTGTTTAGCAGGATTTATGAAAATTCTTTCAAAAAATTTTATTAAAAATTTTAAAGGTAAAATTTTAAATATTCACCCTTCCCTCTTACCAAAATACAAAGGTTTAGATACTCATGAAAGAGCCATAGAAAATAAGGATAAATACTCAGGATGTACTGTACATTTGGTAAATTCAAAATTAGACTCTGGAAAAATAATTCTTCAAAAAAAGATTAATATTTTAAAAAAAGACACTCCAAATAGTCTTGCTAAAAGAATTTTAGTTCAAGAGCATAAATTGTATCCCAAAGCTATTTTAAAAATTTTTAGTCTTTAA
- a CDS encoding organic solvent tolerance protein, which translates to MKNKFITSLLILFFFSFSTFSSSETQITLNVTEIEIINEGKTIKGLNKGSAIADNGLKIEANSFIYFKEKNILHAEGKVKVFDRNKDIEIYANKIIYEKNDAFINTEGNSRAIYNINQLITASYFQFDISKNILTAKGNVFVEDKLNQHNLSANKLTYFKKDEKMTTKGSTLMNIKNDYKIESKDLIYLIKENNLNSEYETKITDTKNQVFNLSKFNYSIEHQILKGEKILIVTDYSLPDSDKFYFSNAIIDLKNQKFAGTDVKINIQKNAFNNSENDPRLRGVSVQGNHNKIKLNKGIFTSCNQNEECPPWSIQASKIEHDREKKQLTYENAVLNIFDVPILYFPKFFHPDPSVNRQSGFLKPKLNNSNILGSSLTIPYYKVLSNNKDLTIKPSLFDNNTKILQTEYRQKNSNSSLVTDVGFVNNFKSNSTKKTKNLSHFFGKFDLDLKFINFSTSELSANIERVSSDTYLKIFDNFITTSKVRPENFDKLNNNLKLFLTNESFNFESGVETYETLNMKGSDRYQYILPYYNFDKSISENFFSGNISFSSSGSNELNETNKLKTNLINDIVYESKEYYSDNGFKSKLNFNLKNTNITSKNSSKYKSSLQSELNSLINAEIALPLQKETEKYSNFLEPKISLRINPSDMKNYTDTDNKVNINSLFLENRLGLVDTLEAGRSLTVGLNYKNEKKETLEKINNYFELKLGTVFRDKEENMIPKKSTLNRKSSNLFGSIENKISDKISFNYNFSIDNDYSTFEYNDISATYSNNNLITTFGFIEESGEIGDANVFSNSLTYKFNAKNSFTFNTRRNRKLNLTEYYDLVYQYKYDCLAAGIKYNKKYYSDGDLKPSENLLFTITLFPLTNYEYDAKEFLGN; encoded by the coding sequence ATGAAAAATAAATTCATAACTAGCTTGTTAATATTATTTTTTTTTAGTTTTTCTACTTTTTCAAGTAGTGAAACACAAATTACTTTAAATGTTACTGAAATAGAAATAATTAATGAAGGAAAGACAATTAAAGGTTTAAATAAAGGTTCAGCAATTGCAGACAATGGTTTGAAAATTGAGGCTAATTCATTCATATACTTCAAGGAAAAAAATATCTTGCATGCGGAAGGAAAGGTAAAAGTTTTTGATCGTAATAAAGATATTGAGATTTATGCAAATAAAATTATCTATGAAAAGAATGATGCTTTTATCAATACCGAAGGTAATTCAAGAGCAATTTATAATATAAATCAATTAATCACAGCTTCATATTTTCAATTTGATATTTCTAAAAATATTTTAACAGCAAAAGGCAATGTTTTTGTAGAGGATAAACTTAATCAACACAACTTATCTGCAAACAAATTAACATATTTTAAGAAAGATGAAAAAATGACTACCAAGGGTAGTACTTTGATGAACATAAAAAATGATTATAAAATTGAAAGTAAGGACCTTATATACTTAATTAAAGAAAATAATTTAAATTCAGAGTATGAAACAAAAATAACAGATACCAAAAATCAGGTATTTAATTTAAGTAAGTTTAATTATTCTATAGAACATCAAATACTTAAAGGAGAGAAAATTCTAATTGTAACAGATTATAGTTTACCTGATAGTGATAAATTTTATTTTTCAAATGCAATAATTGATTTAAAAAACCAAAAATTTGCAGGCACTGATGTAAAAATAAATATCCAGAAGAATGCATTTAACAATTCTGAGAATGATCCTAGATTAAGAGGTGTTTCTGTCCAAGGAAACCATAATAAAATAAAATTAAATAAAGGTATATTTACTAGCTGTAATCAAAATGAAGAATGTCCTCCTTGGTCAATTCAAGCTAGCAAAATAGAGCATGACAGAGAAAAAAAACAATTAACTTACGAAAATGCAGTATTAAATATCTTTGATGTACCCATCCTATATTTTCCTAAATTTTTTCATCCAGATCCGTCGGTGAATAGACAATCTGGTTTTTTGAAACCTAAATTAAATAACTCAAATATTCTTGGCAGTTCATTGACAATACCATACTATAAAGTGCTATCAAATAATAAAGACTTAACAATTAAACCATCTTTATTTGATAATAATACTAAAATCTTACAAACTGAATATAGACAAAAAAACTCTAATTCTTCATTAGTTACTGATGTTGGATTTGTAAACAATTTTAAGTCAAACTCTACAAAAAAAACTAAAAATTTATCTCATTTTTTTGGTAAATTTGATTTAGACTTAAAATTTATTAATTTTTCAACTAGCGAATTATCAGCAAATATAGAGAGAGTCTCTAGCGATACATACTTAAAGATTTTTGATAATTTTATTACTACTTCAAAAGTAAGGCCCGAAAATTTTGACAAATTAAATAATAATCTAAAATTATTTTTAACTAATGAGAGTTTCAACTTCGAAAGTGGTGTAGAAACTTATGAAACACTTAATATGAAAGGTAGTGACAGATATCAATATATTTTGCCATATTATAATTTTGATAAATCAATATCAGAAAATTTTTTTTCGGGAAATATAAGTTTTTCATCAAGTGGAAGTAACGAACTAAACGAAACAAATAAATTAAAAACTAACTTAATAAACGATATTGTTTATGAAAGTAAAGAATACTACTCGGATAATGGTTTTAAAAGTAAATTAAATTTTAATTTAAAAAATACTAATATTACTTCTAAAAATAGCTCTAAATATAAATCAAGTCTTCAATCAGAACTTAATAGTTTAATTAATGCAGAGATAGCTTTACCATTACAAAAAGAAACTGAGAAATATTCAAATTTCTTAGAACCTAAAATATCCCTTAGGATTAATCCTTCCGATATGAAAAATTATACAGACACAGATAACAAAGTAAATATTAATAGTTTATTTTTAGAAAACAGATTAGGTTTAGTGGACACCTTGGAAGCAGGAAGATCTTTAACAGTAGGTTTAAATTATAAAAATGAAAAAAAAGAAACTTTAGAAAAAATAAACAACTATTTTGAATTAAAACTTGGAACTGTTTTTAGAGACAAGGAAGAAAATATGATACCAAAGAAATCTACATTGAATAGAAAAAGCTCAAATCTTTTTGGCTCAATTGAGAATAAAATTTCAGATAAAATTAGTTTTAATTATAATTTTTCAATAGATAATGATTATTCTACTTTTGAATATAATGACATAAGTGCAACATATTCTAATAACAATTTAATTACTACATTTGGATTTATTGAAGAAAGTGGTGAAATTGGTGATGCTAATGTTTTTAGTAACTCTTTAACTTATAAATTTAATGCAAAAAATTCTTTTACTTTTAATACAAGAAGAAATAGGAAGCTAAATTTAACTGAATATTACGATTTGGTTTACCAATATAAATATGATTGTTTAGCGGCGGGGATAAAGTATAATAAGAAATATTATTCTGATGGAGATTTAAAACCTTCCGAAAACCTACTTTTCACAATTACTTTATTTCCATTAACAAATTATGAGTATGATGCTAAAGAATTTTTAGGAAATTAA